A window of the Hordeum vulgare subsp. vulgare chromosome 5H, MorexV3_pseudomolecules_assembly, whole genome shotgun sequence genome harbors these coding sequences:
- the LOC123398476 gene encoding WAT1-related protein At3g30340-like, whose translation MDWKPAVLMMAVVIMYAVLNALTKMAFNEGMHTTVFIVLRLLVAALFLSPIAYFKERKSRPKQTMEIFIYLFFSALLGASLIQWLFFLGLRYTTATFASAFNNTTPMFTFLLALAFKVEKIDVASRSGAAKLAGTAVGLAGAMVLALYHGPTLMGPPSGDHLAAAATHGGARRWAVGSVALVGFSASWSLWFILQSKIGTKYPPLYSSTAWMFVLSFVQMASVGAATEKMSLQVWVPRTALQAATVVFAGIGSSGLGFLAMSWCVERRGPVFTTAFMPLIQIVTAGIDVTVLHEQLHLGSVVGSAVVVVGLYLVLWGKSNEPSIDSKLPPPSHSKPECDDIKEDVCCSTALKEEKGEHGA comes from the exons ATGGACTGGAAACCTGCGGTGTTGATGATGGCCGTGGTGATAATGTATGCGGTGTTGAACGCGTTGACAAAGATGGCGTTCAACGAAGGGATGCATACCACAGTGTTCATCGTCCTTCGCCTGCTCGTCGCCGCGCTCTTTCTCTCGCCGATCGCATACTTCAAAGAGAG GAAGAGTAGACCTAAGCAGACCATGGAGATATTCATCTACCTCTTCTTCAGTGCCTTGCTCGG AGCCTCTCTGATCCAGTGGCTCTTCTTCCTGGGCCTGCGGTACACAACCGCGACGTTCGCGAGCGCCTTCAACAACACGACCCCCATGTTCACCTTCCTCCTCGCACTGGCCTTCAAAGTCGAGAAGATCGATGTTGCCAGCCGCTCCGGCGCCGCAAAGCTCGCCGGCACAGCCGTGGGACTGGCAGGGGCGATGGTGCTGGCACTCTACCATGGCCCGACCCTGATGGGGCCGCCGTCGGGGGACCATCTAGCCGCTGCTGCCACACACGGTGGTGCGCGGAGGTGGGCGGTGGGCTCGGTGGCGCTGGTGGGCTTCTCGGCGAGCTGGTCGCTGTGGTTCATCCTGCAGTCCAAGATCGGGACAAAGTACCCGCCGCTCTACTCAAGCACGGCATGGATGTTCGTGCTCAGCTTCGTCCAGATGGCCAGCGTCGGGGCTGCCACCGAGAAGATGAGCTTGCAGGTCTGGGTTCCCCGCACGGCGCTGCAGGCTGCGACCGTGGTCTTTGCTGGTATCGGGTCGTCCGGGCTGGGGTTCCTGGCCATGTCATGGTGTGTGGAGCGGCGAGGGCCCGTGTTCACCACCGCCTTCATGCCGCTAATACAGATCGTCACCGCCGGGATCGATGTCACCGTCCTCCACGAGCAGCTCCACCTCGGGAGCGTTGTCGGGTCGGCGGTCGTGGTCGTGGGTCTCTACTTGGTCCTGTGGGGAAAGAGCAATGAGCCGAGCATCGATTCCAAACTCCCTCCTCCATCACATTCCAAGCCTGAGTGTGATGACATTAAGGAGGACGTCTGTTGCTCTACGGCcctaaaggaagaaaaaggagaacatGGTGCAtga